DNA from Acidimicrobiales bacterium:
GTCCGCTCGCTGCCGCCGACGGCCTTGTACACGTCGAAGGCCACCGCCTTGTGCTCGGACTCCTCGAGGGCGTGCCACAGGAAGAGATCGCGCACGCCATCGTGGCCGAACATGGCCCGGACCCCGGCGTCGGTCAGCAGCAGCTCGGCCAGGGTGGCCGTGAAGTGCTCGAGGGCGGCGGTGGCGGCCAGGTTGGACTTGGCCGAGAGGAGCTTCTCGCGCTGGGCCAGGCCCCACTTGGTGAACCGCTCGACCCGCTTGGTCGGATAGCCGAGCTCGGCCAGCCGGTCGTTGAGCATGCGGTGCTCCCGGCCGTGCATGGCCTCCTGGCCGATGAAGCCGGCCACCTCCCGCTTCAGCTCGGGGTCGCTCACCTGGTCCCGGAAGTTCCGCAC
Protein-coding regions in this window:
- a CDS encoding metal-dependent hydrolase, whose amino-acid sequence is VRNFRDQVSDPELKREVAGFIGQEAMHGREHRMLNDRLAELGYPTKRVERFTKWGLAQREKLLSAKSNLAATAALEHFTATLAELLLTDAGVRAMFGHDGVRDLFLWHALEESEHKAVAFDVYKAVGGSERTRVVTMKILRYAFVGGLAAQVFVSLLGDRATHRGGGLRRSWRRVRHSPLLTKAMWERLKEYERPGFHPDDRDTTALIEEWRSELFGRDGRLNEHLVARAS